The Patagioenas fasciata isolate bPatFas1 chromosome 3, bPatFas1.hap1, whole genome shotgun sequence genome contains a region encoding:
- the IBTK gene encoding inhibitor of Bruton tyrosine kinase isoform X1 has product MSSFVPDCTSKCRSLQHALDVISVVTRGSEGQIKAFLSSYCYNAATIKDAFGRNVIHLASSCGKKGVLDWLAETKGVDLLAKDKESGWTALHRSIFYGYIDCVLSLLKHGVSLYVQDKEGLSALDLVMKDRPVHVVFKKTDPMEVYTWGNNRNFTLGHGGQQSKHHPELVDLFPRNGVYIKQVVLCEFHSVFLSHKGQVYTCGHGQGGRLGHGDEQTCLVPRLVEGLAGHQCSQIAAAKDHTVVLTEDGYVYTFGLNTFHQLGILPPPANCSVPRQVQAKNLKGRMVIGVAAGRFHTVLWTKEAVYTVGLNGGQLGYLLDPNGEKCVTSPRQVSALHHKDISVSLVSASDDATVCVTERGDIYLLADYQCKKIASKQLNLKKILVNGGYLEYKVDTQHLQENEGQKICILALDEAGRVFCWKSSNNSMKQCRWVYGRQVFMSDVALNRNEIMFVTQDGEAFTGKWLEEGKKISEKKAELVSSLQNSSFDTFCEHDTNSVYERIRLQKLTFVHRAVSIATDPSGCNFAVLQSDPKTSLYEIPSVSLSSFGEDFGKLLDETDEMDSIHDVTFQIGTRTYPVHKYILAARSDFFKKLFVSSDNQLDTPDVYRKDEDAVGCDLYVIEKIHPDLFTYLLQFIYTDTCDLLTHGYKPKILLKGKSEEYQDTLISNLSKMSFDENVNGKSAFEIYRNNQVQVINEKQKSKSKKSKVIGEEANLIKILQSAARKFGLSNLSGRLDGVRLENGKINVVNKMNGNKPKLNQKKCSYLCDVTLKSLDGKEFPCHKCVLCARLDYFHSMLSNSWIEASCCSALEMPIHSDILQIIVDYLYTDEALAIKDSQNVEFICNVLVVADQLLISRLKEICEVAIAERLTLKNAAELLEFSAMYNAEQLKLSCLQFIGLNMAALLEARTLDVLSDAVVKDLSVYYRKMIPAMVRRVITPYPDGPDISSLEPEDGENFVFLREEMNTEQNSQEALFKKAKTKAKKKPRKRSDSSGGYNLSDIIQSPASTGSVKLDKTNSVESLPEFLTSDSEGSYAGVGSPRDVQSPDFTKPFHPERTEMRDKACSQGMKPPQPNKEMKSYKGSSALAQSVPQSIPSARNSSASSPNWLATSFSPASPPAMDLRTIMEIEESMQKSGTMPKANSGKMASHGIKLSQKQRKMIALAAKDNGSVMSSTEPTTLITTPLPPTKVAKLGNAWSSGLHSALPKSFRDLVMEEEKCMSANNSPGTGIKRAGYKGTEESSVQNTIRCTTRSSPGLENHVLDSPQLESHNPWLATSPAKSPVIAPVMFSAIIEEELQQEAALIRSREKPLALIQIEECAIQDLLIHYEAFDNPDEFVTVERAPQGPIATPMWNKH; this is encoded by the exons ATGAGTTCTTTCGTGCCAGACTGCACTTCAAAGTGTCGATCTCTACAGCATGCTTTGGATGTTATTTCTGTGGTCACCCGAGGAAGTGAAGGCCAGATCAAGGCCTTTCTCTCTTCTTACTGCTACAATGCTGCAACTATAAAGGATGCCTTTGGTAGAAACGTTATACATCTTGCTTCATCTTGTGGCAAAAAAGGCGTGCTAGACTGGTTAGCTGAGACCAAAGGAGTAGATCTCTTGGCAAAAGACAAAGAGTCTGGATGGACAGCTTTGCACAGAAGTATATTTTATGGATACATTGATTGTGTTTTGTCATTACTAAAG CATGGCGTTAGCCTGTATGTTCAGGATAAAGAAGGCTTATCAGCTCTGGATCTTGTGATGAAAGATAGGCCAGTCCATGTGGTGTTCAAGAAAACTG atCCCATGGAAGTCTACACCTGGGGAAATAATAGAAATTTTACTTTGGGTCATGGTGGTCAACAGAGTAAACATCATCCTGAATTGGTGGACCTTTTTCCTCGGAATGGCGTGTATATCAAACAG gtggTACTCTGTGAATTCCACTCTGTGTTCCTTTCTCACAAAGGTCAAGTTTATACATGTGGACATGGACAAGGAGGGCGCTTGGGTCATGGTGATGAACAAACATGCCTA gttccaAGACTCGTGGAAGGCTTAGCTGGCCATCAGTGCTCCCAGATAGCTGCAGCTAAGGATCATACTGTTGTTTTAACAGAAGATGGATATGTTTACACATTTGGGTTAAATACTTTCCATCAATTGGGtattcttcctcctcctgctaaTTGCAGCGTTCCTAGACAG GTTCAGGCAAAAAACCTGAAAGGTAGAATGGTGATTGGAGTGGCTGCAGGCAGATTCCATACAGTGCTATGGACTAAGGAAGCAGTGTATACCGTGGGGCTGAATGGCGGCCAACTAG GTTATCTTCTGGATCCCAATGGAGAAAAATGTGTAACTTCACCTCGCCAAGTTTCTGCTCTACaccacaaagatatctctgtGTCCTTGGTCTCTGCAAGCGATGACGCTACAGTATGCGTTACCGAAAGAGGAGATATTTATTTACTTGCAGACTATCAGTGCAAAAAGATAGCTTCCAA ACAGCTGAACCTTAAAAAAATTCTTGTTAATGGGGGATATTTGGAATATAAGGTAGATACCCAGCATCTTCAAGAAAATGAGGGTCAGAAGATTTGCATTTTAGCGCTGGATGAAGCTGGAAGA GTGTTTTGCTGGAAGTCATCTAACAACTCCATGAAGCAGTGTCGTTGGGTGTATGGCCGGCAAGTCTTCATGTCCGATGTTGCTTTAAACAGGAATGAGATAATGTTTGTCACACAGGATGGTGAAGCCTTTACAGGCAAGTggctggaagaaggaaaaaaaatctcagaaaaaaaag cagaactCGTCTCCAGCCTTCAGAATTCTTCATTTGATACATTTTGTGAGCATGATACAAACAGTGTGTATGAAAGAATTCGACTTCAGAAGCTTACTTTTGTCCACCGAGCTGTTAGTATTGCCACTGATCCTAGTGGTTGCAATTTTGCTGTTTTACAGTCAGATCCTAAAACAAG ccTCTATGAAATTCCAAGTGTGTCATTATCAAGTTTTGGAGAGGATTTTGGCAAACTGTTAGATGAAACAGATGAAATGGACAGCATCCATGATGTGACTTTTCAGATTGGCACAAGAACTTACCCCGTGCACAAATACATCTTGGCTGCACGCTCTGACTTCTTCAAGAAGCTGTTTGTTTCCAGTGACAACCAGCTAGACACTCCGGATGTCTACCGTAAAGATGAAGATGCTGTTGGATGTGATCTTTATGTAATAGAGAAAATTCATCCAGATCTGTTTACATACCTTCTGCAGTTCATATACACTGATACTTGTGATCTTTTGACTCATGGTTATAAACCAAAAATCCTGCTTAAAGGAAAATCAGAAGAATATCAAGATACTTTAATTTCTAACCTGAGCAAAATGAGTTTTGATGAAAATGTTAATGGAAAGTCTGCATTTGAGATCTATAGAAATAATCAAGTGCAAGttataaatgaaaaacagaagagcaaatCCAAAAAGAGCAAAGTTATTGGTGAAGAAGCTAACCTCATAAAAATATTGCAAAGTGCTGCAAGAAAGTTTGGACTCAGCAATTTAAGTGGAAG GCTGGATGGAGTCAgattagaaaatggaaaaattaatgtTGTCAACAAGATGAATGGGAACAAACCAAAGTTAAACCAAAAGAAATG TTCGTACCTCTGCGATGTGACCTTGAAATCTTTAGATGGAAAGGAATTCCCATGTCATAAGTGTGTGCTTTGTGCAAGACTTg ATTATTTTCACAGCATGTTAAGCAACTCATGGATTGAG GCTTCCTGTTGTTCAGCTCTAGAAATGCCAATCCATTCTGACATACTACAGATAATTGTAGATTACCTGTATACAGATGAAGCTCTTGCAATAAAAG ATTCTCAAAACGTTGAATTCATATGTAATGTTCTCGTGGTAGCTGATCAACTTCTTATATCTAGACTCAAAGAAATCTGTGAAGTAGCCATTGCGGAAAGAC TTACTTTGAAGAAcgctgctgagctgctggagtTCTCAGCAATGTATAATGCTGAACAGTTAAAACTGTCCTGCTTGCAGTTCATAGGACTCAATATGGCAGCTTTACTTGAAGCAAG GACTCTGGATGTCTTAAGTGATGCAGTTGTAAAGGATCTTTCTGTCTATTACAGGAAAATG ATTCCAGCTATGGTCAGGAGAGTAATTACTCCATATCCAGATGGACCTGATATAAGTTCTTTAGAGCCTGAAGATGGAGAGAACTTTGTGTTTTTAAGGGAAGAAATGAATACAGAACAAAATTCTCA GGAAGCTCTTTTCAAAAAAGCAAAAACTAAGGCAAAAAAGAAGCCACGAAAACGGTCCGACAGCTCTGGAGGATATAATCTATCAGATATCATTCAGAGTCCAGCCTCTACAG GCTCAGTAAAACTGGATAAAACTAACTCTGTGGAATCACTTCCAGAATTCTTAACATCTGACTCTGAAGGTAGTTACGCGGGAGTGGGTAGCCCCAGAGACGTGCAGTCCCCTGACTTCACAAAACCATTTCATCCAGAAAGGACCGAG atgaggGACAAAGCATGCAGTCAGGGAATGAAACCCCCTCAACCTAACAAGGAGATGAAGTCATACAAGGGGTCATCAGCATTGGCACAGTCTGTTCCACAGTCCATTCCCAGTGCAAGAAACAGCTCTGCAAGCTCTCCCAACTGGTTAGCAACCAGTTTCAG ccCTGCCAGCCCTCCTGCCATGGATCTTAGAACCATCATGGAAATTGAAGAAAGTATGCAGAAAAGTGGAACCATGCCAAAGGCAAATTCAGG CAAAATGGCGTCTCATGGAATCAAGCTTTCtcagaagcaaaggaaaatgaTTGCCCTGGCAGCAAAAGATAATGGATCAGTAATGAGCAGCACGGAGCCTACTACACTGATAACCACACCACTCCCACCTACAAAAGTTGCAAAACTAGGGAATGCGTG gtcATCTGGGTTACATTCTGCTTTGCCAAAGTCATTCCGTGATCTTgtaatggaagaagaaaaatgtatGAGTGCAAACAATTCACCTGGTACTGGTATCAAAAGAGCTGGATACAAAGGAACTGAAGAATCATCGGTCCAAAACACCATAAG